In Trifolium pratense cultivar HEN17-A07 linkage group LG7, ARS_RC_1.1, whole genome shotgun sequence, a genomic segment contains:
- the LOC123898036 gene encoding protein cornichon homolog 1-like, whose product MGWNLFFWLIICFPTNIALLASTFYQVLILYDLEADYINPFDASSRINYFILPEFIGQGLLCVVCLFTGHWFMFLLNVPITCYHAMLYVKREHLIDVTEVFRVLNAEKKLRIAKLALYLIVLIVTVFRLTLIGVYYLGLEDDDDLRYLW is encoded by the exons ATGGGTTGGAACCTCTTCTTTTGGCTTATCATTTGTTTCCCCACTAACATTGCTCTTCTCGCTTCAACTTTCTACCAG GTCTTGATTTTATATGACTTGGAAGCTGATTATATCAACCCATTTGATGCTTCATCTCGGATTAACTACTTCATTCTACCTGAGTTCATTGGACAAGGACTCTTATGTGTTGTCTGTCTCTTCACTGGTCACTGGTTCATGTTTTTGCTCAATGTTCCTATTACTTGCTATCATGCCATGCT GTATGTGAAAAGAGAGCATCTTATTGATGTTACTGAAGTGTTTAGAGTACTCAATGCCGAGAAGAAACTCCGGATAGCCAAACTTGCTTTGTACTTAATAGTCCTCATTGTCACCGTGTTCAG GCTTACATTGATCGGTGTCTACTATTTAGGCCTAGAAGACGATGATGACTTGAGATATCTTTGGTAA
- the LOC123898433 gene encoding transcription factor bHLH48-like: protein MEQTTLESIQFNEEIQGIMAPASETANSFTALLELPPTQVVELLHSPEITGKPPKPYPLTCDTGNLTFPSNTTARFSVLAGENKNSPEVKDEVPETEGGGCVSDPTIENKKSKGAKRKEREKKVKVSSKKIKSIGDENSGNGGDELPYVHVRVRRGQATDSHSLAERARREKINARMKLLQELVPGCNKISGTALVLDKIINHVQSLQHEVEILSMKLAAVNPIIDSNLESILATEGLSLMDSNFPATVAPVVWPETPHNGNRQQFQIPWQSDAFHQPLWGRGENNPNFMTPENSLLSYDSSANSVSLHSNQMKMEQ from the exons ATGGAGCAAACCACACTCGAATCCATTCAATTCAACGAAGAAATTCAAGGAATCATGGCTCCGGCATCGGAAACCGCGAACTCTTTCACTGCACTTCTCGAACTACCTCCGACGCAGGTCGTTGAGCTTCTTCACTCACCGGAGATTACCGGAAAACCTCCGAAACCCTATCCTCTAACTTGCGACACCGGTAATTTGACTTTCCCTTCCAACACCACCGCAAGATTCTCCGTACTCGCCGGAGAGAATAAGAACTCGCCGGAGGTGAAGGATGAGGTACCGGAGACTGAAGGAGGTGGTTGTGTCTCTGATCCAACAATCGAGAACAAGAAATCCAAAGGTGCGAAGAGGAAAGAGCGAGAGAAGAAG GTTAAAGTGTCGTCTAAGAAAATCAAAAGTATCGGCGATGAGAATTCCGGCAACGGCGGCGATGAACTTCCGTACGTTCACGTTCGAGTTCGTCGAGGTCAAGCTACAGATAGCCATAGCTTAGCAGAAAGG GCTAGGAGAGAGAAGATAAATGCTCGAATGAAACTGTTGCAAGAGTTGGTCCCCGGTTGCAACAAG ATATCAGGAACAGCATTGGTTTTGGATAAAATCATCAACCATGTGCAATCTCTTCAGCATGAAGTGGAG ATTTTATCAATGAAACTAGCAGCAGTTAACCCAATAATTGATTCCAACCTTGAAAGCATATTGGCTACAGAa GGTTTGTCTCTCATGGACAGTAACTTCCCTGCCACAGTTGCACCCGTCGTGTGGCCGGAAACCCCACACAATGGAAACAGACAGCAATTTCAGATACCGTGGCAATCTGATGCATTCCACCAACCACTTTGGGGGAGGGGAGAAAACAACCCTAATTTCATGACCCCAGAAAACTCACTTTTGAGTTACGACTCATCGGCAAATTCAG TTTCTCTGCACTCAAATCAGATGAAGATGGAGCAATGA